GCACCGCGTCGTCGCAGAGGCCGAGTCGCTTCCCTCGGCGCGCGCGATCCTGCATGCCGCGTCCCTCCGTCTCGTCGATGACGAGATCGGCCGCGGTGTACCGGCGACGACGGCGATTGCTCACGGACTGCGCGCACTGAGCCTGCCGATCGAACCCGACTTCGACACGGTCACCGAACAGGCCCGATATCTCGACCGGGTGCTGGATCGCCTACCCGACGCCGATCGCGAACTCGCCGCCGTCGCTCACACCACGGCACTCGTGGACCGTTATGCCACCTGCCCGTCCGAGCCTGCGCGTGAGGCGATCCTGTGGTGGGTGTTCGGACGGGTTGGTGAACATGGCGCGGAGACACCGGCCGATCACCAGGTCCTGGCCCACACCGACCACGCTTTCGCCGCCGACACCAGCGCGGCCACGGCGGCAGCCCGGGTTCGCGTGGCGTCCCGCCTCGCCGAGGTGACCTCGCGGCTCGGGAACCCTGAGGGTGCCGTGCGGCTCTACGAGCGGCTCGACGTGCGGTTCGCCGGGCACGAGCACGACGCGAGTCTCGTTGTGCCGCTTGCACTGGCGATGGTCGATCGGGCACTTCGGCTCACCGACATCGGGCGGCGCGACGACGCCCTCGCGACGCTGGCGCTGGTGCCGTCCCGCTTCGCAGCCGCTACCGATGTGCCCGGTGTCGGGGCCGCGATCGTCCAGGCGATGTACTGGCAGGGACGTCTCCTGCGGGAGGCAGGCAACCTCGTCGAGTCGCGCCGCGTCATCAACGAGACGGTCGATCGCGCCGCCTCGGACACCGATGCCGACGCGCGCATGTGGGCCGCGAACGCACTCTTCTCCGTGTGGCAGTCGCCCGGTCTCGAGCCCGCCGAGATCGACGGTGCCCTGCGGCGCTTCGCAGACCTGTTCGTCGACGACTCGGACGTGCGCATCTGCCGCCTGGATGCCCGACGGCGCCTCGTGCAGGCGACCCGCGCCGCGGAGCGAGGCGAACGCCAGGTGGCGGACACCCTGCTGCGGGGCCTGGAGACGACCCACGGGGACAGTGACGACCCGGACATCCGCGACACCGTGGCGCTCGCGGTCGAGAATCAACGGATTCTCGCGATCTCCTCGCCCACCGACGGCGTGCCTGCCTCGGCGGGTGAAGCCCGCTACCGCGAGCTGCGCGAACGGCTGTACCGGGCCGACAGCGCGATCGACGAGGGGCGACACGCAGACGCCGAAGCACTCCTCTCGGCGATCGCGGCCGAGACGGGCGCCGATCCGGATCCGAACGTCGTCATGCTGGGGCTTGCGGCACTGGACGTGCTCGGAGGTCTCCTTCTCGAGGCTGGGCGGTGGGAGGAGCTGGTCGACGTCGCCCGCCGCGCCGCCCTGCGTCGCCCCGATCTCGACACCCGAGCACGCCGAGTTCAGGCGCGCGGTCACCTGCGGCTCGGCATCGCGCTCGGCCGGCTCGGCGAGCAGCGTGCGGCAATCGAGGCCTATGAGGCGCTCGAACGACTTTCCGACGGATCGTCCGACGGCGACATCGTGACCGCCCGCGAGGTAGCCGCCTACAACCGCGCCGTTCTGATCGACGATCTGGGCGACCCCGTCGCCGCGCTCACCGCCTATGACCACGCTCTCCGCATCCACGACCTGTCCGTCGACTCGCCCGAGCGCCGGCTCCGCCGGATCAAATGCCTCCGCAACAAGGCACTACTTCTGACGGGACTCGGCCGCATCCACGAAACGGCGGCCGCCCATCGAATGATCCTGGACATCGCGGGTATGTCCCCGGACGCCGCGATCGCCGAGCGAGCCCGCAGGTCCGCGTTCGACCTGGCAGCCTGCTACACCCAGCTCGGCCGGCATCGCGCAGCATCGGACCTTTACAGCTGGATGCGCGCGGCGCATCACCTCGGATTCGCCCGCGACGAACTGGCGAGCATCAAGAGCGCCGCCAAGAAGGCGGCCCGCTCGTCCCGACGCACGCACAAGTGACCATCGCGAGCGACTATCGCGGCCCGGGCCAGGTGTCACACGGGAGCTGCCCGGCGTCGCCGCCGACCACGGTAGCGCCGGCCGTGACGGTCCCCACGATCGACGTGCACGCTTGGCGACTTGTCGGGGATCTGCCGTACGTTTTTCCGACGTGACAGAACCCTGGTCCCCCGCGCAGGTCGCGGCCGCCGCCCCCGACTCCGCGTCGCTGACGGCTGCCCATGGTCTGGCGTCGAAGTGGGCGGACACCGGCCGCACCGACACCGCTCTGTGGGGCTCGTGCGGCGGCAGCGGCAAAAACCCGTACCGGGCGGCCGTCGACCTGACCGGCCCGGCGTACCGCTGCTCGTGCCCGAGTCGGAAGTTCCCGTGCAAGCACGCCGTCGGCCTGCTGCTGCGCTGGGCCGACGGCGCCGTGCCCGTCGCCGAGGCCCCCGAGTTCGTCACGGACTGGCTCGCCACCCGGGCGGCCCGCGCCGCCGCCACGCCCGCGACACCCGCCAAGACGGCGCCCGACCCGGCCACCGCCGAGCGCCGCACCGAGCGGATCGCCGCCGGTCTCGACGAGCTGGAGCGTTGGCTCACCGACCGTATCGTCGCCGGCCTCGGCTCCGTCCCCCACGATGCCGCCGCCTACGACGCCATCGCCGCCCGCATGGTCGACGCGCAGGCACCGGGCGTCGCCTCGACCCTGCGCTCGCTGCCGTCCCTCGTCGCCACCGACCCGGACTGGCCGGCTCCGCTGCTCTCCGAGTACGCGCGCCTGCACCTGCTGATCCGCGCGTTCCGCGACCGTGACCGGCTGCCGGAGCCGCTGAACCGGTCGGTGCAGACGCACCTCGGGGTCCCCGTCCGCGCCGACGAGGTGCGCGCCGAACCCGCCGTCCGCGACCGCTGGCAGGTGCTGGCGGTCCGCACTGCCGACGAGGGCCGCCTGGTCACCCGTCGGGTGTGGCTGCGCGGGCGCGACTCCGGCCGCTGGGCGCTGCTCCTCGACTTCGCGCACGGCAGCGCCCAATTCACCACGGCCGCACCGATTCCGGGAACGCTGGTCGACGCCGATCTGCACTTCTATCCCGGCGCCGCTCCGCTCCGGGCGCAGCTGGGCACCCAGCACGCGGCACCGGAACCGTTCACCACCCTGCCCGACGCCACCGACCCGGCCGCCGCCCTCGCCGGCTACGCCGCCGCGCT
This genomic stretch from Prescottella soli harbors:
- a CDS encoding SWIM zinc finger family protein, with amino-acid sequence MTEPWSPAQVAAAAPDSASLTAAHGLASKWADTGRTDTALWGSCGGSGKNPYRAAVDLTGPAYRCSCPSRKFPCKHAVGLLLRWADGAVPVAEAPEFVTDWLATRAARAAATPATPAKTAPDPATAERRTERIAAGLDELERWLTDRIVAGLGSVPHDAAAYDAIAARMVDAQAPGVASTLRSLPSLVATDPDWPAPLLSEYARLHLLIRAFRDRDRLPEPLNRSVQTHLGVPVRADEVRAEPAVRDRWQVLAVRTADEGRLVTRRVWLRGRDSGRWALLLDFAHGSAQFTTAAPIPGTLVDADLHFYPGAAPLRAQLGTQHAAPEPFTTLPDATDPAAALAGYAAALAADPWVRSWPMLLADVTPTVTAGTWQVVDRTGRALPVGGDDTSRWQLLAVSGGHPVTVCGDWDGTALLPASVFDAGAVIAA